One part of the Chryseobacterium mulctrae genome encodes these proteins:
- a CDS encoding dihydrofolate reductase family protein, whose protein sequence is MRKVSLFIATSLDGYIAKPNDDLSFLKIVEKEGEDYGYTEFTETIDTLIIGRKTYDYVLKEIGTSHYDNGKRDVYVITRTERPNVGRTTFYTGNLTDLVKQLQSEKGKNIYCDGGSEIINELLKNNLVDEFIISVVPVLLGDGTRLFKDGRPEQELQFVSVKTYETGLIQLYYKRKSE, encoded by the coding sequence ATGCGAAAAGTGTCTCTTTTTATTGCCACAAGTTTAGACGGTTATATTGCTAAACCGAATGATGATCTCAGTTTCTTAAAAATCGTAGAAAAAGAAGGCGAAGATTATGGTTATACAGAATTTACCGAAACCATTGATACCTTAATTATCGGAAGAAAAACTTATGATTATGTGCTTAAAGAAATAGGGACATCTCATTATGATAACGGAAAAAGAGATGTCTACGTGATTACAAGGACTGAAAGACCCAATGTGGGAAGAACTACTTTTTACACAGGAAACCTGACTGATTTGGTGAAACAACTACAATCTGAAAAAGGAAAAAATATTTATTGTGACGGAGGATCAGAAATAATAAACGAACTATTAAAGAACAACTTAGTTGATGAGTTTATAATTTCTGTTGTTCCTGTTTTATTAGGCGATGGAACCAGGCTTTTTAAAGACGGAAGACCAGAACAAGAGCTCCAGTTTGTTAGTGTAAAAACATACGAAACGGGACTGATTCAGCTTTATTATAAAAGAAAATCTGAATAA